The following proteins are encoded in a genomic region of Populus trichocarpa isolate Nisqually-1 chromosome 13, P.trichocarpa_v4.1, whole genome shotgun sequence:
- the LOC7497359 gene encoding probable LRR receptor-like serine/threonine-protein kinase IRK: MSRTKKLLSLLAFLVLSFRTQCVRSLNPSLNDDVFGLIVFKADLQDPKRKLSSWNQDDDTPCNWFGVKCNPRSNRVTELSLDGLSLSGQIGRGLMQLQFLHKLSLSRNCLTGSINPNLTRLENLRIIDLSENSLSGTIPEDFFKDCGALRDISLAKNKFSGKIPSTLSSCASLASINLSSNQFSGSLPAGIWGLNGLSSLDLSGNLLDSEIPRGIEVLNNLRNINLSKNRFNGGVPNGIGSCLLLRSVDFSENMLSGTVPDTMQNLGLCDYLSLSNNMFTGEVPKWIGELNRLETLDLSGNRFSGQVPTSIGNLQSLKVFNLSANSLSGNLPESMTNCGNLLVLDFSQNLLSGDLPVWIFGSGLEKVLQLENKLSGKFSSAQKLQVLDLSHNDFSGKIASSIGVSSSLQFLNLSRNSLMGPIPGTFGDLKELDVLDLSDNKLNGSIPMEIGGAFALKELRLERNSLSGQIPSSIGTCSSLTTLILSQNNLSGTIPVAIAKLGNLQDVDVSFNSLTGTLPKQLANLPNLSSFNISHNNLQGELPAGGFFNTISPSCVAGNPSLCGAAVNKSCPAVLPKPIVLNPNSSSDSTPGSLPQNLGHKRIILSISALIAIGAAAVIVVGVIAITVLNLRVRSSTSRSAAALTLSAGDGFSDSSTTDANSGKLVMFSGDTDFSTEAHALLNKDCELGRGGFGAVYQTVLRDGRPVAIKKLTVSSLVKSQEDFEREVKKLGKIRHQNLVALEGYYWTPSLQLLIYEFVSGGSLYKHLHERPGGHFLSWNERFNIILGTAKSLAHLHQSNVIHYNIKSRNILIDISGEPKVGDFGLARLLPMLDRYVLSSKIQSALGYMAPEFACRTAKITEKCDVYGFGVLILEIVTGKRPVEYMEDDVVVLCDMVRGALEEGRVEECVDGRLLGNFPADEAVPVMKLGLICTSQVPSNRPDMGEVVNILDLIRCPSEGQEESG; encoded by the exons ATGTCAAGGACAAAAAAGCTGCTGAGCTTATTAGCTTTCTTGGTTTTATCTTTTCGAACTCAATGTGTGAGATCCCTTAACCCATCATTAAATGATGATGTTTTTGGTCTAATAGTGTTTAAAGCAGACCTTCAAGATCCAAAGAGAAAGCTCTCATCTTGGAACCAAGATGATGACACTCCCTGCAACTGGTTTGGTGTCAAATGCAACCCCAGATCCAACCGGGTCACTGAGCTCTCTCTTGATGGGCTCTCTCTCTCAGGTCAGATCGGCCGTGGCCTCATGCAGCTCCAGTTCCTTCACAAGCTCTCTCTATCAAGAAACTGCCTTACTGGTAGCATTAATCCTAACCTTACTCGCCTTGAAAACCTTAGAATCATTGATTTGAGTGAAAACAGTCTCTCCGGGACAATACCGGAGGACTTTTTTAAGGATTGTGGAGCTTTGAGGGATATTTCTTTGGCTAAGAATAAGTTTTCAGGGAAGATTCCAAGTACTTTGAGCTCATGTGCTAGTTTAGCATCCATAAATTTGAGTTCGAATCAGTTTTCAGGGTCTTTGCCTGCCGGGATTTGGGGTTTGAATGGGTTAAGCTCACTTGATTTGTCTGGTAATTTGTTGGATAGTGAGATTCCCAGAGGGATTGAAGTATTGAACAATTTGAGGAATATTAACCTGAGCAAGAATCGGTTTAATGGGGGGGTTCCAAATGGGATTGGAAGCTGTTTGTTATTGAGGTCTGTGGATTTCAGTGAGAATATGCTTTCTGGGACTGTTCCAGACACAATGCAGAATCTTGGCTTGTGTGATTATTTGAGTTTGAGTAACAACATGTTCACTGGTGAGGTTCCAAAATGGATTGGTGAACTCAATCGCCTTGAGACTTTGGATCTTTCTGGGAATAGATTTTCGGGTCAGGTTCCAACTTCAATTGGGAATCTTCAATCATTGAAGGTGTTTAATTTGTCTGCAAATAGTTTAAGTGGGAACTTACCAGAATCTATGACCAATTGTGGAAAccttttggttttggattttagCCAGAATTTGCTGAGTGGCGACCTTCCTGTGTGGATTTTTGGTTCAGGTTTGGAGAAAGTTTTGCAATTGGAGAATAAGCTCAGTGGAAAATTTAGCTCTGCTCAAAAGCTTCAAGTCTTGGATTTATCACACAATGATTTTTCTGGTAAGATTGCATCTTCCATCGGGGTTTCAAGCAGCTTGCAGTTCTTGAATCTGTCAAGAAACTCTCTCATGGGTCCTATTCCGGGGACTTTTGGAGATTTGAAGGAATTGGATGTTCTTGATTTGAGTGATAACAAGCTAAATGGGAGCATTCCTATGGAAATTGGAGGAGCTTTTGCTTTGAAGGAACTGAGACTGGAGAGGAACTCGCTGTCGGGGCAAATCCCAAGTTCAATAGGGACCTGTTCTTCATTAACGACTTT AATCCTATCTCAAAACAACTTGTCTGGAACAATACCTGTAGCAATAGCAAAACTTGGAAACCTACAAGATGTGGACGTGTCTTTTAACAGCCTCACAGGCACCCTACCCAAGCAGTTGGCAAACCTTCCCAACCTCTCCTCCTTCAACATTTCCCACAACAATTTGCAAGGTGAACTACCAGCAGGCGGTTTCTTTAACACCATATCACCTTCATGTGTCGCTGGAAATCCATCCCTTTGTGGTGCTGCAGTCAATAAGTCTTGCCCTGCAGTCCTTCCCAAACCCATTGTTCTCAATCCAAACTCTTCTTCTGATTCTACTCCAGGCTCACTTCCTCAAAATCTTGGTCACAAAAGAATCATTCTAAGCATATCTGCTCTCATTGCCATTGGTGCTGCTGCTGTCATTGTTGTAGGTGTGATTGCCATCACCGTGCTTAATCTCCGTGTTCGGTCATCAACATCTAGATCTGCAGCTGCTCTCACGTTATCTGCAGGTGATGGCTTTAGCGATTCATCCACTACAGATGCCAACTCTGGCAAACTTGTCATGTTTTCTGGTGACACTGACTTCAGCACTGAAGCACATGCTCTGCTCAACAAGGATTGTGAACTTGGGAGAGGTGGGTTTGGAGCAGTGTACCAAACTGTTCTCAGAGATGGGCGTCCTGTTGCAATCAAGAAACTTACTGTATCGAGTCTTGTCAAGTCCCAAGAAGATTTTGAAAGGGAAGTTAAGAAATTGGGGAAAATCAGGCACCAAAACCTTGTGGCACTTGAAGGTTATTATTGGACTCCATCCTTACAGCTTCTCATATATGAGTTTGTCTCTGGTGGTAGTTTGTATAAGCATCTGCATGAAAGACCAGGTGGGCATTTTCTGTCATGGAATGAGAGGTTCAATATAATTCTAGGGACTGCAAAAAGCTTGGCACATTTGCATCAATCAAACGTCATCCACTACAacataaaatcaagaaacatcCTTATTGACATTTCAGGTGAACCAAAAGTTGGTGATTTTGGCCTAGCAAGGTTGTTGCCAATGCTAGACCGCTATGTTTTAAGCAGCAAAATTCAGAGTGCGCTTGGCTACATGGCACCAGAGTTTGCTTGTAGAACAGCAAAGATAACCGAGAAATGTGATGTTTATGGTTTTGGGGTTTTGATTCTGGAGATTGTTACTGGCAAGAGACCTGTCGAGTACATGGAAGATGATGTGGTAGTGCTTTGTGACATGGTTAGAGGTGCATTGGAGGAAGGCAGGGTGGAAGAATGTGTTGATGGAAGGCTCCTGGGAAATTTCCCAGCAGATGAGGCTGTTCCAGTTATGAAGTTGGGCTTGATTTGCACATCGCAAGTTCCATCAAACCGGCCAGACATGGGAGAAGTAGTTAATATATTAGACCTGATCAGATGTCCTTCAGAAGGCCAAGAGGAGTCAGGATGA